The following DNA comes from Triticum aestivum cultivar Chinese Spring chromosome 3D, IWGSC CS RefSeq v2.1, whole genome shotgun sequence.
AGCTGGACGGTTTCGGACCGTAGTGAGTGAGTCAGTGAGTGTGCTACTGGCCACTAGCTTCACCTACCGACTGTACCTACCAGCCGGACAAGACCAGCAGAGCTGTTCATCTGCATGCACGCTGCACACTGACTGGCTTCATCAGTCGGCAGATACATGCATGTACTGCCTGTCTGGAATCAGCCCGTTAGTTGACGATCGCGTAATTACATATCGACAGCAGCAGCAGTGTCTAATCCGTACTTTGCCGTAAATTTTGTTGATGAACAAGCTCTGGAGCTGTCTGTACTAGTTTGAGATTTGGCTAGTTTAAAGGCGACGCAGCTGAGAGCCTGAGATGGCATCCACGAGGGACGGCCGGACGCGCGTGCCTAGAGATTCGACGTTGATAGATGGTGCCAAATCTGCACCGGAACACTAGCCGGTGCGCTAGATCGTGGAACTATTTCACTGCTGATAGTAATGCATATCACTAGTTTAAACATGACACGGCTGGGATGGCATCCACGAGGGACGCGCGTGTGCAGTAGTACATGCCTAGAGATTCGATGCGGCTGCACATGCATGCGAGCCCGCACGTAGAGAGAGATTCACTGTGACAGATCATGGAGCTACGTCGGTGCTAATACCACGCTATGTACTGCACATCTTCGTCTCTGACATAAAAAAAACATACATGTATGGCATCCGATGTTCATGTTCAGATCGATACGTCTGCTCGTATGTATATTCCATGTAGTTTAGCGTATAATGAAAATAGGGACCGCCTATCCCTCAATGGACTGAAAATCTCAGAAAATAGTGCCAGTTGATTCCCTCAGGTCCGAACGATCCTACCGAGCAAGTCAAATACAGCTAGCACACTGCACACGCATATGTGTAGAGCTAAAGACACGTGGAGAGAGTGAGAGCGAGGCGTCGACTTGTACAGCTTGGTCGGATTACTGCTCGTCGCCATTCATCCATCCATCAGAATCGTATAGGACAAGTCAGTCAGAAGAAGAATAGGGAGAAAGGGACCCGGATATATTCGAGACATTTGGTGCAACAGCCGCCACTCTTTCATCCTCCGTAGCCGGGAGAAGGAGAAAAGGACCTGCGAGGGGCACGGCCAACTCCCTTCGTGGTCTGCTGTAAGAAACAGCTACACTGTCCACCTTTTATTTTGTTGACATTTACACGACCAGCGAGGAAGCAACACAAATTTATTTACTTACGCATGTGATCGATTTGGTGCAGATCACTCTTATTGACCGACTCACTGCTGCTGATTGGTGCGTCTAACGTTTTGTTTGGTGAAATGCATGGATTACAATTTAATTATACGACTATAAGTTGTTGCACTACTCATTAGTCGTCTTAGTAGTTGGTGTTCTGTTATTTTCATACTACTCAATTACTATTTTACAACTAATCATGACTTGTACCAAGCTCCATCGAACTTGCATTGCATGATCTAGCATTATTATTTTTTAACATTTCTTTTATTAAAATGTGCCAAAAGGAAAGCTTCCATGAACCTAAGAAAAGACGCACTAAACATGAACCACGTGTAACGCCGAGCTAGATGCACGCGTACCTGAAATTAGGCAGCGGCGGGAGACGGCTAGAAAGGAAGAATACACCAACAAATTCCAACGAAAGGTGAATTAATAGTGGTGCCATACATATATGTAGGTAGAACATGCTAAGCACAGATGGCTGGCACAATGGTCAAAATGGTCCCTAAATTTGTGCACCGCAACTGCCACTTCTTGTCCAATATGGAATAAGAGCCAAAGAATGCAGCTATACCTAGGCAAATTTGGGCAAGCTTAATTTActtctttctttttgttttcttgcgAGGAGCAAGCTTAACTTACTTTCTGGTGTAATCATGGCCGGCGGGCATCGATCCTCGTCCGGAGAAGCTGCACTGAAACAATGGCACGCAGACGCAGGTGTACTGTCTCCTTAATTTCTGCGTCATTTGGAGGGTACCCTAGCATTTCCAGATGCATCTTTCTTTTTTTTTCCCGTGAATTTGCTCTACCAAAGTCAAAGTGTGCCTTTCCTTCCAcggtagcactagtagaaaaagaggcttccatacgcccccattagtccccaaaataatcgaaccgcgaccaaaggggtctttagtcgcggttcgggaggagacccgcgaccaactatctgggcccagcgcgctcggtcgacagctggcggacgggaggggctttagtcccggttggcctggccaaccgggactaaaggtcctcaggctggcccgaaggcctttagtcgcggttggcaagatcaaccgggactaaaggttagacctttagtcccggttggtcttgccaaaaagttacatccgaatttaaccgggggaaccccgttaaacattttcaaaatcctcaaaaacctaacagaaaaaaagatacggggggcttttaagatctagagaggcaaaaaaattcaaaaaaaatttaaattgtggtcaaactgtggtcaaactaattattgtagaatattagtgttactaaataattgttttagtttttttaaaactttggtcaaatctggtcaaactgtggtcaaacagtggtcaaacaatggtcaaactaattattccagaaatattagtgttactaaataattattgttttttaaaacaatagtttcaaactcaaacagtgaaatgtgtcacttcgtgctcaagctaaattcctgagggttaatagaattgacatcctactattgtcaggaaaacaacaagtgcagacttggaaacgagggagaatagaacccggaagttaagcgtgctcaggctggagtagtgagaggatgggtgaccgtccgggaagttagatgatttggaatgatgaggggtgattagagattagaggataaattgagcagtgatgaggggtggtgattagagattagaggttaaaataattctgaaatttgaaaataaaaaaaaattaaaaaaattcgcaaagaaaccaggtttaggggggctacaaccctaaacctgcggaggaggcctttagtcccggttagccacgagaaccgggactaaaagtcctccgccccgacggacccctggcgcccacgtggacgggcctttagtcccggttagccacgagaaccgggactaaagcctttagtcgcggttcgtaagaggcgcgactaaaggggggggtctttagtcgcgcatatttagtcccggttgcacggCCGGGACTAAAGGCTCATTTTCTACCAGTGTAGCATGGTGTTTACTACCAATGAGTACTATTTTTTTAGAATAATATTTTTACTGCACAACGAAAGCAGCCAGTAAAATCATATACATCCGAAATGTAAACTGAAATATCTTCAGCCACATTTTCGTTATACATATTATCTCCGTAtcaaaatgtaagacatttttttggTTTTGCATAGGGCATAAAAAACGTATTATAGTATTTTGTTACGGAGGAAGCATTAAAATTCATCATCAAATAACCTTATTAAACAGTGCATCAATAATATACGTGTTGTTCAGGGGACCCTTCCATTTtataaggctactcatagtggggagtatcatatactagtatcttgcatatgatactagtgtatgatactacctttatagtgcatagtatcatagtgTAGTATCATACATGACcttatttatggccatgcatgacacaaaatagtataacatttattatgttacggtatctacctatgttactctaaggctagtcgtaatgggagtatcatagcaaTTAGTATCATGCATGATAACTAAACAactttgatgaggtgtcatagaattaaatgaataAATAGAGTGTTGAGTAtcataccgtatcataataaatgttatgctaatTATGtgccatgcatgacaataaataaaggccctgtttggttcataagtcctaggactttttttagtcacATCTAAAAAGTCGCTAGTCTTTAAAAAGTCCCTACTTGTTTGGTTCCTGAGACTAAACATGaactaaaagaccatgttacaactaaaggtcccaaaaagactctccctcagggtcttccactagtgcagaaccggactttagcgccggttcataagggcctttagtgccggttccacaaccggcactaaagagtggggactaaaggtcccccctttagtaccggttcatcacgaaccggcgctaaagtgccaccacgtggcacgagccaggcccgggtgcgtgtaggacattagtaccggttggtaacaccaaccggtactaaatgtttgggggtgttttggttttattttttatttttcctttaattttgtgtttttaatttaatttagtgattattttacattataatgagttgttaaatcattaggcgaaggtaccgcagattagtttcgactggatgcaagtggatcctagctagctaagtgatcaagtatatgccatatccatatgatcaagtataatatggatatggcatatacaccacaggaaacagctactttgtcgtctgccatggcggacggcaaaggctcgaaaggcggacggcaaagaactttgccgtcagccgcggacggcaaaggctccggcaaagaaggctacggcaaagacctactttgccgtctgcttccaggcggcggacggcaaaggctctttgccatctgcggcggacggcaaagaagcggacgacaaagaaggtggctaacggcagcctttgccgtccgccagctgacggcaaaggctacaggctctttgccatctgttggcagatggcaaagagaccaaataggcattaattctgtttcttcttatatcaattcattttcacagaaaatcaaacatatatatatatatatatatatgaccaatatagcatatccaacacatattaccaatactcatgaacacatatatatccaacacatgttaccaatatatagtcatgaacacatatatatccaacacatatccatgaacacatatccaacaaatattacaaggaatgatctaaaactaaatatctattttcctaaaagactatcttattactaagatcttctccggatcttcttgttttcttccaacctgcataacaaaaacactaagaaagagagaatgggttaggagtagaaatgtagcatttcacttggtgaaatgcaatgccctaggagccagtacttgagatcaagataatcagccaaccagaccaagtcccaacacatccaaccaccagcagcttagaagagataactattaaggagagctacagaagacctcaaggtatacttgagggattatgtgctcagacagcctggaagtgccagggctagttcatcacagcacagggatagtcacatgtaaattaagcctaagagaggggggctcagaccagcatcactgcccaaatcagatgtagtatctgtcttatcagtagaaaactaggaaagtaacagccaaaaccaagtatagcatctgttcataggctattagaaagagacaaataggaatagccaaaccaagtggtatatgttcatatcagtattagaagtaaaataactaagaacaagtgagtatccgttcatgagtaaagtaactgaccaaagtaacaactccaggatcaactaaacagaacagagcagtacaggagtatatatacttcacaaatacacatagatggtcactgaccaaaaccctgacacagcaagaatcatcacagagagctccaatacaagttgatgctcatctacagcagctaacCACAGCTAATAGAGCCTCACATCCCACAAGATCAAGATCTAGAGCTATGCATTAGAGAGATCAGGAggggagcaaggagaagctcaccaaaaggagttgtagccgaagtaggatgcagccacaccatcactatggtgtgaccagcatcacaaccaacaccaccacaacaagccggagcttgccagagagcaccacaacggcggcaccagtgagagcacgggcacgaaggcgccaaccaggggcaccgcagcacggaggcgccacccaggggcaccaccgcgccacggcacatccagcaccgcagcacggaggcgccacccaggggcaccaccgcgccacggcacatccagcaccgccggcgacgtgggcacatccagcaccaccgcgccacggcacatccCACAACCACAACCACGACACATTCAAGTTGTGAAGTGCCATTCATGTGTCACTAACATGTGGCCCCAGGGCACTTTTTAGGTATACATCTTTCTGTGGTACCAAGTTAAAAAAAATCTTGGTACTAGTTGGCCCCAGACGCACAGAGGTCAGGTTTCTGAATATAGCAATGAGCTGCTTCGGAGGTTCTGGCTGAATCCAAATCTGCAGCAAGAACATACATGCACAACTGAAACTGGTAGAGAAGACATGGTATGACGATGCAGAAGATTTATATTTAAGTGGTGCGCAGAAATTAAGTATACCATTTGGTACCCAAAACACAGAGTCAGTGTTGACAGGTTCCTGGCACCAACACTCGTTGACAGGCATTCGCTAAGCGCGAATGGCTCTTGCCATGCCTTGGCTTTAGAAGCGAGTACTAAACCGCGAAGCTCAGGAACGTAGCCAAAGCGCACTGGAGGGTTATTGAAGAGCCAACATTTGCACTCCACTTGTCTAAGCTTGGGGACAGAGACGAGCTCGATCCGTGTGCACAAAAGGCCGATGAACTCAAGCTCCTGGAGCTCAGAGCACGGCACATCGATCTTGAGCGTGGAGTGCAGATCAAGCAGTCTGCAGAATCTCAAGCTGAGGTGCCTGAGCCTACTGCAAGTGCTAATGAGGTCAGGTGAGGGGAAGACGTGTAGAAGCTGAGGACGAGCACCTTGAGGGCACCACTCTCGCACACTCCCTCGGCGGGAGGCACCCGAGTGAGCAAGGCCCGCGCCGCGCCCGTGAACGCGTCCATGACCTGGAGCGATGTGGCGCCGCGGAAGTGACCGGCGTCGAGGTGCACGAGCGAGAGGTGGCTGGGGAGGTGCCGCCACCGCGTGGAGAGCGCGCCGGCGCGGACCGCCTCGCGCAGGTGGAGGCGCTCGAGGAtgtcgaggaggaggtggtcggggAGGGCGCTGATTCCGTCCTCGCCGACGTGGCCGGCGTTGCGCTTGGGCGGCGGCGACTCCATGGTCCCGACCGATTGACTGAAACCCTAGCTCGAATCAATGCGCCCCAGGCGGCGGCCTCCTGTTCGAGGTCGCGGCTCCCCCACCTTGTGCCTGCCGCGCGATCCGGTGGCGAGGCCCGCCGGGAGGTCGGTGGCGCCGCCCGCGGCATCCCCGGGGCGCCGGTCCCAGGCGACGGAGACGGAGAGCGGGTGCGAGGAGTCCGGGCAGCGgccccgcggggcctcggcgggcgCCCAGGAGAGGGAGACCGCGGCGGCGAGGAACCCGGCGAGgccgaagaggaggcaggccgcggagacggccggcgaggagaggaggcggcgggggcggcgggggtgcggcGGTGGGTGCGGATCTGGTGGGCCTCGGGgaggggagagaaggagagaagagataacggcgggggggggagagggagagaagagataacGTGCGGTGGGGGTGTGGATCTGGTTTGCCGTCCGCTGTtttgtctctttgccgtctgctagcagacggcaaagtggggTCGTTTTTTTTTCCGTTAgtggggggccacctctctctttgccgtccgccagctgacggcaaagattctttgccgtccgccagctgacggcaaagaactgactGATGGCAAAGGCCTGTTTTGCTGTCTgccattttctttgccgtctgcttttgggtagctgatggcaaagaccttctttgccatccgctagcagacgacaaagagctggcagatggcaaattagctgattccagtagtgatacttgatcacttagctaggatccatccagctgaaactaatctgcggtttctttcataaatgatataataactcatcatcatcatcatattaatataaaaactcttgcatcatatcatcaacaacagtatactagctagctaaaaatcatcatagtcgtcgttaccactgtttaatcatcatagtcattaccactatctaatcaccaccaacactagcttaaagaagaaacattcacttgtaccagaagcaaagatatcatcgagttcagcatggtcatgatattataagcattcataacaccacaaaagcaaattactctttgagattaagttcaggacgaagaacacagacatgagaggacaagtactaagagcatgaactagctaaatcactcctgctgctctctctcaggtaaaatagcatagaacatgtatagctctcctgattcatcatactggagcatgcagatgaacctgtctcctaatcgtgggctccgcttctcattgctgccccctagtacttctctgggatcgttaacaattttgctccaatctttcactattaagcattcatcgcttttagaaatcctgaatgcactcatgtgcaatgtaggatatcttggccgtaagctaaccattgacatgtgacctttagtctcgatccactgaggcacaactgtcatcgggagtccctgttgaagaacatcgtatagtaattaatatacttagcaatgaaagtttagcaaaaaaataatgtatgcaaaagatgcactgaggacaaatagtaaaaatcttaccatctttcgtaaatagatgtgaccgtagttcaatacgatcactattggtcgcacgttttgagtactaacatttctaagtgcaggaagaaaatttgtttttacagtatgaagatcctcaagccatgaaacataatgacttatctcctcgcagtttagttcagctctgggagagtagtaggtcctgtctaccaagcgtcggacatgtttgcttgaatggaaataagctgtcaatagaaattagttgtcaactatttttgaataaacaatatcaaagacataaatatggttgagaaactcacataatggtagaactggaggcgtctgcacatcgacccagatgtctctattaccttcaatatcatcttccagatgaatatcaaaggtgataaccatatcaggcccaaatgcataagccttgcatagtgcttgccaagttttgcattcaaaataggtgtacgtgtctgcattgtataatttgacgttgaaagtataaccatgctcggtcttcaggtaaactctctttacctccatagtttccatagcactgaaacctatcttattcaagacaaaaattcttgcatggcaggggatgcgctagtagaatagtgaaaatttaaaattataagttgaagcaaatgaagcatatataagtcatgcttaattacgaaaaaagacttgtcattttgacttgctgtatccacttcgaaggtctcatccagcttgatgctaaagcgcctatcatcaacaaggaaatttctttcgcacaggccgcgctggtcttcacagtattcgcacataatgaaatctttttcatcgtcagacgacatttcctatgttcatataggtgaaacattaaacacttactagttctattaattcaactacttctattaattcaactagttctattaattcaactaagcatttactataaAAATacactagttatattaattcaactaattcaactaagcatttttactaaaaataaacttgttctattaattttcttactaaaataaagtagctagttctatatagtaatattttaattagatcatcaaatctcagatatctaaatttgcttactaaaaataaactagttctattaattcaactaattcaactaagaatttactaaaaataaactagttctattaattttcttactaaaaataaactagttctattaattcaactaattcaactaagaatttactaaaaataagctagttctattaattttcttactaaaaataaactagttctattaattcaactaattcaactaagaatttactaaaaataaactagttctattaattttcatactaaaaataaactagttctattaattttgttactaaaaataaactagttctattaattcaactaattcaactaagaatttactaaaaataaactagttccattaattttcatactaaaaataaactagttatattaattcaactagttcaaatctcatatatatacctaattaatatctagctaattcatctaacaattgacattaatatttaacaacttgtccatctaattcatctaacattaacattctaacattcttatctacgtaattcatctaacattaatctaaacaacagaaaacagaaaataagtaaaaaaaaatgtgtgtgtgtgtatgtgtgtgtgtgtgtacgagcggggggcagcggcgtacgggcggcggcgcgagacggcgacgcgacgacgggcggcgggccgggggcgacggCGGGGACGCGCGGCGACGTACGtagtacggggcggcggcgacgggcggcggcggcgacggcagggacggcgacgacgggcggcgggggcgacggcggggacggcgacgatgggcggcgggggcggcgagggcggcgcgcgatgggcgacgtcgcagcggcggcggctcgcgcgaagaagatggagaagaagtggtggtcgctGCAACTGaatttttcgtccgaaaccctgatactccgaaagagattgtccagtttgtacacgaagtgcgtccagttttcgccgtgaccctctctactattttgcacatgctatgcgggtgaaatgatgataccatgccaagttccatcattttccgagttcattttgtagtgattttcaatttcacggtcatttcgctctctaaacaaatcggtaaatgactgaaaaacaacaaatgatgtcagaacgtgttggaaattgatgacgtcgctttgaatgctgcatactgaacccaaaatagtccagagttcaaataagtttaaaaaacattgaagtgcccgtgtaacagatgagttctcgtctgaaaccctgatactccgaaagagattgtccagtttgtacacgaagtgcgtccagttttcgctgtgaccctctctactcttttgcacatgctatgcgggtgaaatgatgataccgtgccaagttccaacattttcagagttcattttgtagtgattttcaattttacgaacatttcgctctctaaacaaatcggtaaatgactgaaaaacagcaaatgatgtcagaacgtgttggaaattgatgacgtcgctttgaatgctgcatactgaacccaaaatagtccggagttcaaataagtttaaaaaacattgaagtgcccgtgtaacagatgagttctcgtctgaaaccctgatactccgaaagagattgtccagtttgtacacgaagtgcgtccagttttcgctgtgaccctctctactcttttgcacatgctatgcgggtgaaatgatgataccatgccaagttccaacattttcagagttcattttgtagtgattttcaattttacggtcatttcgctctcaaaacaaatcggtaaatgactgaaaaacagcaaatgatgtcagaacgtgttggaaattgatgacgtcgctttgaatgctgcatactgaacccaaaatagtctggagttcaaataagtttaaaaaacattgaaatgcccgtgtaacagacaagttctcgtccgaaaccctgatattccgaaagagattgttcagtttgtacacgaagtgcgtccagttttcgccgtgaccctctctactcttttgcacatgctatgcgggtgaaatgatgataccatgccaagttccaacatttttagagttcatt
Coding sequences within:
- the LOC123075928 gene encoding FBD-associated F-box protein At1g60410-like, encoding MESPPPKRNAGHVGEDGISALPDHLLLDILERLHLREAVRAGALSTRWRHLPSHLSLVHLDAGHFRGATSLQVMDAFTGAARALLTRVPPAEGVCESGALKVLVLSFYTSSPHLTSLALAVGSGTSA